A genome region from Trichosurus vulpecula isolate mTriVul1 chromosome 5, mTriVul1.pri, whole genome shotgun sequence includes the following:
- the KRT4 gene encoding keratin, type II cytoskeletal 4 isoform X1 encodes MTARAQGIRSSSRGFSSGSAVVGGGRRVAFSSASISGGGGRCSPSGGFGSRSLYNFGKNRSISIAGGRQGAGCGFSAGGFGAGGFGAGGFGAGGFGAGGFGGGFGGAFSGQGGSSFPVCPAGGIQEVTINQSLLTPLHLEIDPEIQKVRTEEREQIKTLNNKFASFIDKVRFLEQQNKVLETKWNLLQQQTTTTSSKNLDPYFEAYLSCLRKKLDGLLNDKSRLQSELKSMQDSVEDFKSKYEEEINKRTAAENDFVVLKKDVDAAYMVKVELQAKVDAQNDEINFLRALYELELSQMQTHVSDTSVVLSMDNNRSLDLNSIINEVQLQYEDIIQKSKAEAQNLYQIKVQQLQNSVDLHGDNLKNTKSEISEINRMIQRLRAEIENVKKQCQTLQTSVADAEQRGELALKDALNKQTELESALRKAKEELNRLLRDYQELMNIKLALDLEIATYRKLLEGEECRMSGECQSAISISVVGGSVSSGAIGGGFGGHSGLGLGSGLGSGLGGGLSGGLGSGSGFGISGGSSSTKIISSSSLSKRSGR; translated from the exons ATGACTGCCAGAGCTCAAGGCATCCGAAGCAGCTCTAGGGGCTTCAGCAGCGGATCAGCAGTGGTGGGAGGGGGCAGGCGGGTTGCCTTCAGTTCTGCTTCCATCTCTGGGGGTGGAGGCCGCTGCTCCCCTTCTGGAGGCTTTGGCAGCAGGAGTCTTtataactttggaaagaacagaAGCATCAGCATAGCAGGGGGCCGGCAAGGGGCTGGTTGTGGATTCAGTGCTGGAGGCTTTGGTGCTGGAGGCTTTGGTGCCGGAGGCTTTGGTGCTGGAGGTTTTGGTGCTGGAGGCTTTGGTGGAGGATTTGGTGGGGCATTCAGTGGCCAAGGGGGATCCAGCTTCCCTGTGTGCCCTGCTGGTGGGATCCAAGAGGTGACCATTAACCAGAGCCTGCTGACCCCACTCCACCTGGAGATTGACCCAGAGATCCAGAAGGTGCGGACAGAGGAGAGGGAGCAGATCAAGACCCTCAACAACAAGTTTGCCTCCTTCATCGACAAG gTGAggttcctggagcagcagaacaaAGTTTTAGAGACCAAGTGGAATCTCCTACAACAGCAGACAACTACTACGTCTAGCAAAAACCTAGATCCTTATTTTGAGGCCTATCTCAGCTGCTTGAGGAAGAAGCTGGATGGCTTGCTCAATGACAAGAGTCGCCTACAGTCTGAACTGAAGTCTATGCAGGACAGTGTGGAAGACTTCAAGAGCAA ATATGAAGAAGAGATCAACAAGCGTACAGCTGCTGAGAATGACTTTGTGGTCCTCAAGAAG GATGTAGATGCTGCCTACATGGTCAAAGTGGAACTGCAGGCCAAGGTGGATGCCCAAAATGATGAGATCAACTTCTTGAGGGCCCTTTATGAATTG GAATTGTCCCAGATGCAGACTCATGTCAGTGACACCTCTGTGGTCCTCTCCATGGACAACAACCGATCTTTGGACCTGAACAGCATCATCAATGAGGTCCAACTACAGTATGAGGACATCATCCAGAAGAGCAAGGCAGAGGCTCAAAATCTGTACCAGATCAAG GTCCAGCAGCTTCAGAATTCTGTTGACCTGCATGGTGATAATCTGAAGAACACCAAGAGTGAGATCTCTGAGATCAACAGGATGATTCAGAGGCTTCGAGCTGAGATTGAGAACGTCAAGAAGCAG TGCCAAACTCTTCAGACATCAGTGGCTGATGCTGAACAGCGTGGGGAACTGGCCCTGAAGGATGCTCTCAACAAACAGACTGAGCTGGAGAGTGCCCTGAGGAAGGCCAAAGAGGAGCTGAACCGGCTGTTGAGAGACTATCAAGAGCTGATGAACATCAAGCTGGCCCTGGACCTTGAGATTGCCACTTATAGGAAACTGCTGGAAGGAGAAGAGTGCAG AATGTCTGGAGAATGCCAGAGTGCTATAAGCATCT CTGTGGTTGGTGGCAGCGTCAGCTCTGGAGCCATAGGAGGAGGCTTTGGAGGCCATTCTGGGCTTGGGCTGGGTAGTGGTTTGGGCAGCGGTTTAGGAGGTGGTTTAAGTGGTGGTTTAGGCAGCGGAAGTGGCTTTGGGATTAGCGGTGGCAGTTCCAGCACCAAGATCATCTCCTCCAGCAGCCTATCCAAGAGGAGTGGCCGATAG
- the KRT4 gene encoding keratin, type II cytoskeletal 4 isoform X2: MTARAQGIRSSSRGFSSGSAVVGGGRRVAFSSASISGGGGRCSPSGGFGSRSLYNFGKNRSISIAGGRQGAGCGFSAGGFGAGGFGAGGFGAGGFGAGGFGGGFGGAFSGQGGSSFPVCPAGGIQEVTINQSLLTPLHLEIDPEIQKVRTEEREQIKTLNNKFASFIDKVRFLEQQNKVLETKWNLLQQQTTTTSSKNLDPYFEAYLSCLRKKLDGLLNDKSRLQSELKSMQDSVEDFKSKYEEEINKRTAAENDFVVLKKDVDAAYMVKVELQAKVDAQNDEINFLRALYELELSQMQTHVSDTSVVLSMDNNRSLDLNSIINEVQLQYEDIIQKSKAEAQNLYQIKVQQLQNSVDLHGDNLKNTKSEISEINRMIQRLRAEIENVKKQCQTLQTSVADAEQRGELALKDALNKQTELESALRKAKEELNRLLRDYQELMNIKLALDLEIATYRKLLEGEECRMSGECQSAISISVVGGSVSSGAIGGGFGGHSGLGLGSGLGSGSGFGISGGSSSTKIISSSSLSKRSGR; the protein is encoded by the exons ATGACTGCCAGAGCTCAAGGCATCCGAAGCAGCTCTAGGGGCTTCAGCAGCGGATCAGCAGTGGTGGGAGGGGGCAGGCGGGTTGCCTTCAGTTCTGCTTCCATCTCTGGGGGTGGAGGCCGCTGCTCCCCTTCTGGAGGCTTTGGCAGCAGGAGTCTTtataactttggaaagaacagaAGCATCAGCATAGCAGGGGGCCGGCAAGGGGCTGGTTGTGGATTCAGTGCTGGAGGCTTTGGTGCTGGAGGCTTTGGTGCCGGAGGCTTTGGTGCTGGAGGTTTTGGTGCTGGAGGCTTTGGTGGAGGATTTGGTGGGGCATTCAGTGGCCAAGGGGGATCCAGCTTCCCTGTGTGCCCTGCTGGTGGGATCCAAGAGGTGACCATTAACCAGAGCCTGCTGACCCCACTCCACCTGGAGATTGACCCAGAGATCCAGAAGGTGCGGACAGAGGAGAGGGAGCAGATCAAGACCCTCAACAACAAGTTTGCCTCCTTCATCGACAAG gTGAggttcctggagcagcagaacaaAGTTTTAGAGACCAAGTGGAATCTCCTACAACAGCAGACAACTACTACGTCTAGCAAAAACCTAGATCCTTATTTTGAGGCCTATCTCAGCTGCTTGAGGAAGAAGCTGGATGGCTTGCTCAATGACAAGAGTCGCCTACAGTCTGAACTGAAGTCTATGCAGGACAGTGTGGAAGACTTCAAGAGCAA ATATGAAGAAGAGATCAACAAGCGTACAGCTGCTGAGAATGACTTTGTGGTCCTCAAGAAG GATGTAGATGCTGCCTACATGGTCAAAGTGGAACTGCAGGCCAAGGTGGATGCCCAAAATGATGAGATCAACTTCTTGAGGGCCCTTTATGAATTG GAATTGTCCCAGATGCAGACTCATGTCAGTGACACCTCTGTGGTCCTCTCCATGGACAACAACCGATCTTTGGACCTGAACAGCATCATCAATGAGGTCCAACTACAGTATGAGGACATCATCCAGAAGAGCAAGGCAGAGGCTCAAAATCTGTACCAGATCAAG GTCCAGCAGCTTCAGAATTCTGTTGACCTGCATGGTGATAATCTGAAGAACACCAAGAGTGAGATCTCTGAGATCAACAGGATGATTCAGAGGCTTCGAGCTGAGATTGAGAACGTCAAGAAGCAG TGCCAAACTCTTCAGACATCAGTGGCTGATGCTGAACAGCGTGGGGAACTGGCCCTGAAGGATGCTCTCAACAAACAGACTGAGCTGGAGAGTGCCCTGAGGAAGGCCAAAGAGGAGCTGAACCGGCTGTTGAGAGACTATCAAGAGCTGATGAACATCAAGCTGGCCCTGGACCTTGAGATTGCCACTTATAGGAAACTGCTGGAAGGAGAAGAGTGCAG AATGTCTGGAGAATGCCAGAGTGCTATAAGCATCT CTGTGGTTGGTGGCAGCGTCAGCTCTGGAGCCATAGGAGGAGGCTTTGGAGGCCATTCTGGGCTTGGGCTGGGTAGTGGTTTGG GCAGCGGAAGTGGCTTTGGGATTAGCGGTGGCAGTTCCAGCACCAAGATCATCTCCTCCAGCAGCCTATCCAAGAGGAGTGGCCGATAG